In Gossypium arboreum isolate Shixiya-1 chromosome 6, ASM2569848v2, whole genome shotgun sequence, the following are encoded in one genomic region:
- the LOC108483999 gene encoding pseudo histidine-containing phosphotransfer protein 2-like isoform X3 produces MESKHVNQQIAAMRQSFFDEEVLDEFFSQLEQLEDQNNPNFVEEVFTMYFRDSTTLLETVEQAIVGANKVLNEINKTRQVLEKGNLEGTKAGIWEMRKKYGSLKAKLEPYFQLKQANSVPQEK; encoded by the exons ATGGAAAGTAAACATGTTAATCAACAAATCGCTGCAATGAGGCAATCCTTCTTTGATGAG GAGGTCTTAGAtgaatttttttctcaattgGAGCAGCTAGAGGATCAAAATAACCCCAACTTTGTAGAAGAGGTGTTTACCATGTACTTCAGAGACTCCACTACACTACTAGAAACTGTTGAGCAAGCAAT TGTTGGTGCTAATAAAGTTCTAAATGAGATCAACAAGACAAGACAAGTTTTGGAGAAAGGAAACCTAGAAGG GACAAAAGCTGGCATTTGGGAGATGCGAAAGAAGTATGGCAGTCTCAAAGCCAAGCTAGAACCCTACTTTCAG CTGAAGCAAGCAAACTCAGTGCCCCAAGAGAAGTGA
- the LOC108483999 gene encoding pseudo histidine-containing phosphotransfer protein 2-like isoform X1 gives MESKHVNQQIAAMRQSFFDEEVLDEFFSQLEQLEDQNNPNFVEEVFTMYFRDSTTLLETVEQAMKTISITLAKMDKILHQLKGSSASVGANKVLNEINKTRQVLEKGNLEGTKAGIWEMRKKYGSLKAKLEPYFQLKQANSVPQEK, from the exons ATGGAAAGTAAACATGTTAATCAACAAATCGCTGCAATGAGGCAATCCTTCTTTGATGAG GAGGTCTTAGAtgaatttttttctcaattgGAGCAGCTAGAGGATCAAAATAACCCCAACTTTGTAGAAGAGGTGTTTACCATGTACTTCAGAGACTCCACTACACTACTAGAAACTGTTGAGCAAGCAAT GAAAACTATCTCTATTACTTTAGCTAAAATGGACAAAATCCTTCATCAACTCAAGGGTAGCAGTGCCAG TGTTGGTGCTAATAAAGTTCTAAATGAGATCAACAAGACAAGACAAGTTTTGGAGAAAGGAAACCTAGAAGG GACAAAAGCTGGCATTTGGGAGATGCGAAAGAAGTATGGCAGTCTCAAAGCCAAGCTAGAACCCTACTTTCAG CTGAAGCAAGCAAACTCAGTGCCCCAAGAGAAGTGA
- the LOC108483999 gene encoding histidine-containing phosphotransfer protein 4-like isoform X2 — translation MESKHVNQQIAAMRQSFFDELEDQNNPNFVEEVFTMYFRDSTTLLETVEQAMKTISITLAKMDKILHQLKGSSASVGANKVLNEINKTRQVLEKGNLEGTKAGIWEMRKKYGSLKAKLEPYFQLKQANSVPQEK, via the exons ATGGAAAGTAAACATGTTAATCAACAAATCGCTGCAATGAGGCAATCCTTCTTTGATGAG CTAGAGGATCAAAATAACCCCAACTTTGTAGAAGAGGTGTTTACCATGTACTTCAGAGACTCCACTACACTACTAGAAACTGTTGAGCAAGCAAT GAAAACTATCTCTATTACTTTAGCTAAAATGGACAAAATCCTTCATCAACTCAAGGGTAGCAGTGCCAG TGTTGGTGCTAATAAAGTTCTAAATGAGATCAACAAGACAAGACAAGTTTTGGAGAAAGGAAACCTAGAAGG GACAAAAGCTGGCATTTGGGAGATGCGAAAGAAGTATGGCAGTCTCAAAGCCAAGCTAGAACCCTACTTTCAG CTGAAGCAAGCAAACTCAGTGCCCCAAGAGAAGTGA
- the LOC108483998 gene encoding CBL-interacting protein kinase 18-like codes for MENKGKVLMQKYEFGKMLGQGNFAKVYYAKNIKTSQSVAIKVIEKEKVLKVGMIDQTKTEISTMSLVKHPNILELYEVMASKNKIYYVMEYANGGELFNKVAKGKLREDLARKYFQQLISAVDFCHSRGVYHRDLKPENLLLDGNGTLKVSDFGLSALGESKHQDGLLHTTCGTPAYVAPEVINRKGYDGAKADIWSCGVILFVLLAGYLPFHDSNLIGMYKKISKADYKFPSWFSPDVTKLLSRILNPNPKSRISTAKIMTNSWFKKGFKLKSSHKTAEKDLPSTDTNVVFGSEANTAAFETKNHKDQLTKLNAFDIISLSSGLDLSGLFMESSEKEVRFTSMHSASAITSKLEDFAEHLKFKVKKEVGGLLKIEKSSRGQKGALTIDAQIFEFTPSFYLVELRKSSGDTLEYRKMLEQDVRPAFEDIVCTWLK; via the coding sequence ATGGAGAATAAGGGGAAGGTGTTGATGCAAAAGTATGAATTCGGAAAAATGTTGGGCCAAGGGAATTTTGCTAAAGTTTACTATGCAAAGAACATCAAAACAAGCCAGAGCGTGGCGATTAAGGTCATTGAGAAAGAGAAGGTCTTGAAAGTAGGCATGATTGATCAAACCAAGACGGAGATATCCACTATGAGCCTCGTTAAGCACCCGAATATCTTGGAACTTTACGAAGTCATGGCTAGCAAAAACAAGATTTACTATGTTATGGAGTATGCCAACGGTGGCGAGCTCTTCAACAAGGTAGCAAAAGGGAAGTTGAGAGAAGACTTGGCAAGGAAGTATTTCCAGCAGCTGATCAGTGCGGTTGATTTTTGCCACAGCAGAGGTGTTTATCATCGGGATTTGAAGCCCGAAAATTTGCTCCTTGATGGAAATGGAACCCTTAAGGTATCAGATTTCGGTTTGAGTGCCCTCGGTGAGTCTAAGCATCAAGATGGATTGCTCCACACAACTTGTGGAACCCCTGCATATGTAGCTCCTGAAGTTATAAACCGAAAGGGCTATGACGGGGCGAAAGCCGATATCTGGTCTTGCGGGGTTATCCTCTTTGTTCTACTGGCTGGTTATCTTCCATTTCATGATTCAAATCTGATAGGAATGTATAAGAAAATAAGCAAAGCAGATTACAAGTTTCCTAGTTGGTTCTCACCTGATGTCACCAAGCTGCTATCGAGAATCCTCAATCCTAATCCAAAATCTCGAATTTCAACCGCGAAAATAATGACAAACTCCTGGTTCAAAAAGGGGTTTAAATTGAAATCAAGTCACAAAACTGCCGAAAAGGACTTGCCTTCTACAGATACCAATGTGGTTTTTGGTTCCGAGGCTAACACAGCAGCATTCGAAACAAAGAATCACAAGGATCAGCTCACCAAGTTGAATGCTTTCGACATCATTTCCTTATCAAGTGGGCTTGATTTGTCTGGATTGTTTATGGAATCCAGCGAGAAGGAAGTTAGATTCACTTCCATGCATAGTGCCTCTGCCATCACTTCTAAACTAGAGGACTTTGCTGAGCACTTGAAGTTCAAAGTTAAGAAGGAAGTTGGAGGGcttttgaaaatagaaaaatcGAGCAGGGGCCAAAAAGGCGCATTGACTATCGATGCACAGATATTCGAGTTCACCCCATCTTTCTATTTAGTAGAGTTGAGGAAGTCCAGTGGTGATACATTGGAGTATAGGAAGATGTTGGAGCAGGATGTTAGACCAGCTTTCGAGGACATTGTTTGTACTTGGCTAAAGTAA
- the LOC108484711 gene encoding WEB family protein At2g40480-like, whose protein sequence is MATLPQDSSMEGVPGTPGIRELRPKSSSEDFKFCTVSSRDSNPGIRRVGLRAEIDTSPPFESVKEAVTRFGGSGPWVPLYKFGEAYHGIEEFDIKKVEEQAAELEKDLIVKELETLDVLEELGTTKRIVEDLKKQLKDEALKCMTKTPHLNPDEHMSTMNNEHHEHLRIGSSRPYHHRRLVSSPDSVLMELKQAKLNLGATINDLGNIVDPSTTTEGPRAVPMLQTTGEMRWFAAKKMEEAAMAAEALALVELNALAGTKGSSGFSFPEPESKPEQSPRTPNVLQKAAEEVSNREMIHSMHEFDEANNISQLTIIRKLEEASNAMKKSKKALEEALKSVEIANKKQLDAEESLRKWNKQVVYNGSNINNLQRSPLKDVMMNKQNEKPVPRPTVSMRDMLKKANEGQTERQKVALSQMLDELKQDLRFHPKTAAGDHDKKNHGDDHRKQVFTQRRRFGFIHISLPLSKQSKKKPQALNTM, encoded by the exons ATGGCAACATTACCTCAAGACTCCTCCATGGAAGGTGTTCCGGGTACACCTGGAATCCGGGAGTTGAGGCCCAAGTCTAGCTCCGAGGATTTCAAGTTTTGCACTGTCTCGAGTAGGGACTCAAACCCTGGAATTCGGAGGGTGGGTTTGCGAGCTGAGATCGATACATCACCGCCTTTCGAGTCTGTTAAGGAGGCTGTGACCCGGTTCGGTGGCAGCGGACCTTGGGTGCCATTGTACAAGTTTGGAGAGGCTTAT catggaattgaagaatttgACATAAAGAAAGTTGAAGAACAAGCAGCAGAATTGGAGAAAGATTTGATAGTGAAAGAATTGGAGACCCTTGATGTGCTTGAAGAATTAGGGACTACAAAAAGGATTGTGGAAGATTTAAAAAAACAACTCAAAGATGAAGCTTTGAAATGCATGACCAAAACTCCACACTTGAATCCAGATGAACACATGAGCACTATGAACAATGAACATCATGAACATCTCAGAATCGGGAGTTCGAGACCTTACCACCATCGCCGCCTGGTTTCGTCTCCAGATTCAGTCTTGATGGAATTGAAGCAGGCAAAGTTGAACCTTGGTGCAACTATCAATGATCTTGGGAATATTGTTGATCCTTCAACAACAACTGAAGGTCCAAGAGCAGTGCCAATGCTTCAAACAACTGGTGAAATGAGGTGGTTTGCAGCTAAGAAAATGGAGGAAGCAGCCATGGCAGCTGAGGCTCTTGCACTTGTTGAACTCAATGCACTTGCTGGAACAAAGGGTTCGTCCGGATTTTCCTTCCCGGAGCCGGAGTCGAAGCCGGAACAATCTCCTCGAACCCCGAACGTACTACAAAAGGCAGCAGAAGAGGTTTCTAACAGGGAAATGATTCATTCAATGCATGAATTTGATGAAGCAAACAATATTTCTCAACTTACAATCATTAGAAAGCTTGAAGAAGCATCAAATGCaatgaaaaaaagtaaaaaagcATTGGAAGAGGCTCTAAAAAGTGTTGAAATCGCAAATAAGAAGCAACTGGATGCTGAAGAATCTCTCAGGAAATGGAACAAACAGGTGGTCTACAATGGTTCAAATATCAACAATCTTCAAAGATCTCCATTAAAGGATGTGATGATGAACAAGCAGAACGAAAAGCCTGTTCCAAGGCCAACAGTGTCAATGAGGGATATGTTGAAAAAGGCTAATGAAGGCCAAACTGAAAGACAAAAAGTAGCTTTGAGCCAAATGCTAGATGAACTAAAGCAAGATTTGAGATTTCATCCAAAAACAGCAGCTGGTGATCATGATAAAAAAAATCATGGTGATGATCATCGAAAACAGGTGTTCACACAAAGGAGAAGATTTGGGTTCATCCACATATCACTCCCATTATCAAAGCAAAGCAAAAAGAAACCACAAGCTTTGAACACAATGTGA